The Camelus dromedarius isolate mCamDro1 chromosome 1, mCamDro1.pat, whole genome shotgun sequence genome has a window encoding:
- the LOC116158186 gene encoding UDP-glucuronosyltransferase 2C1-like yields the protein MKTVKGFCVLFMLHLGFFDSGRTGKVLVWPMDFSHWINLNVILEELRHRGHEITVLVPSPSLLLDHTKIPFNVEILQLPVTKETLREELDTILYSASFELSNLSWWEMHIKLTKIEHNFFRTMKRVCDSAITDKDLLSRLQAAKFDICLADPLSFCGELVAELLNIPFIYSFRSSYGNVIERWCAGLPMPSSYVPGSTSRLTDNMSFVQRLENWLLYTLIDMLYSYYIFPEWDAYYSNVLGKPTTLCETMGKAEMWLIRTYWDFEFPQPYLPNVEFVGGLHCKPAKPLPKDLEEFVQSSGEDGVVVFTLGSMIRNLTEEKAKMIASALAQIPQKVLWRYTGKKPDTLGANTRLYEWIPQNDLLGHPQTRAFITHSGTNGVYEAIYHGVPMVGIPMFGDQHDNVARVKAKGAAVEVDLPTMTSSDLLHALKEVINNPSYKENAMKLSRIHHDQPVKPLDRAVFWIEFVTRHKGAKHLRPALHNLSWYQHHSLDVIGFLLACVATIIFLVTKCCLFCCSRFGKTTKKKKRE from the exons ATGAAGACTGTGAAaggcttctgtgtccttttcaTGCTGCATCTGGGTTTCTTTGACTCTGGAAGGACTGGGAAAGTACTTGTATGGCCCATGGATTTCAGTCATTGGATTAATTTAAATGTGATTCTGGAAGAACTCCGCCATCGTGGGCACGAGATAACTGTCCTGGTACCTTCACCAAGTCTCCTGCTTGATCATACCAAGATTCCTTTTAATGTGGAGATCCTCCAACTTCCGGTAACTAAAGAAACTCTCAGGGAAGAACTCGATACAATTCTCTATTCAGCTTCTTTTGAACTGTCAAATCTCTCCTGGTGGGAAATGCAtataaaactgacaaaaatagagcacaatttttttaGAACAATGAAAAGAGTATGTGACAGTGCTATCACAGATAAGGATTTACTCAGCAGACTACAGGCAGCTAAGTTTGATATCTGCTTGGCTGACCCTTTAAGCTTTTGTGGGGAGTTAGTGGCTGAGCTCCtcaatattccatttatatactcTTTCCGGAGCTCCTACGGAAATGTCATTGAGAGATGGTGTGCTGGGCTTCCGATGCCTTCTTCCTACGTTCCTGGAAGTACATCAAGACTGACAGACAACATGTCTTTTGTACAGAGGCTGGAGAATTGGTTACTGTATACATTAATTGATATGCTGTATTCTTACTATATATTTCCGGAATGGGATGCATATTACAGCAATGTTTTAG GAAAACCTACCACATTATGTGAGACTATGGGGAAAGCTGAAATGTGGTTGATTCGAACTTACTGGGATTTTGAATTTCCTCAACCGTATTTACCTAATGTTGAATTTGTTGGAGGACTGCACTGCAAGCCTGCGAAGCCCCTACCGAAG GACTTGGAAGAGTTTGTCCAAAGCTCTGGAGAAGATGGAGTTGTGGTGTTTACTCTGGGGTCAATGATCAGAAACCTCACGGAAGAAAAGGCCAAGATGATTGCATCAGCCCTTGCCCAGATTCCACAGAAG GTTCTGTGGAGATACACAGGAAAGAAACCAGATACACTCGGAGCCAATACCCGGCTGTATGAATGGATTCCGCAAAATGATCTTCTTG gccATCCCCAAACCAGAGCTTTTATCACTCACAGTGGAACCAATGGGGTCTATGAAGCTATTTACCATGGGGTGCCTATGGTGGGAATTCCCATGTTTGGTGATCAGCATGATAATGTTGCTCGTGTAAAAGCCAAAGGGGCAGCTGTTGAAGTAGACTTGCCCACAATGACAAGTTCTGATCTGCTTCATGCTTTGAAGGAGGTTATTAACAACCCTTC CTATAAAGAGAATGCTATGAAGTTATCAAGAATCCACCACGATCAGCCAGTGAAGCCCCTGGACCGAGCAGTCTTCTGGATCGAGTTTGTCACGCGCCACAAAGGAGCCAAGCACCTGCGCCCAGCCCTCCACAACCTCTCCTGGTACCAGCACCACTCTTTGGATGTGATTGGGTTCCTGCTGGCCTGTGTGGCAACTATTATATTTTTGGTCACTAAATGTTGCCTGTTTTGTTGCTCGAGGTTTGGTAAaaccacaaagaagaaaaagagagaatag